A single region of the Solwaraspora sp. WMMD791 genome encodes:
- a CDS encoding aldo/keto reductase: MQYRTLGRTGVQVSTLVLGAMNFSTAGRTDQQEATAIVDAALDAGINLIDTADWYGQGESEEMVGKAIAGRRDDIVLATKATMPIGDERNHRGSSRRWLVTALDDSLRRLGVDHVDLYQMHRWDPTTSDEETLSALTDLQRAGKIRYFGSSTFPAYRVVQAQWAARENKTSRYVTEQPPYSILQRGIEAHVLPATQEYGMGVLAWSPLASGWLSGAIRAGQEIATNRSGVRPQMYDLAIPANQAKLDAVERLAAVADDAGLTMVQLALGFVTAHPGVTSAIIGPRTVDHLRSQLAAADTVLTADVLDAVDAIVAPGTDLAPHEKHDTPPALLDPALRRR, from the coding sequence GTGCAGTACCGCACTCTCGGCCGTACCGGCGTCCAGGTCAGCACCCTTGTGCTCGGCGCGATGAACTTCAGCACCGCCGGCCGTACCGACCAGCAGGAAGCCACCGCGATCGTCGACGCCGCCCTCGACGCCGGGATCAACCTCATCGACACCGCCGACTGGTACGGCCAGGGCGAGTCGGAGGAGATGGTCGGCAAGGCCATCGCCGGCCGCCGCGACGACATCGTGCTGGCCACCAAGGCGACCATGCCGATCGGCGACGAACGCAACCATCGGGGCAGCTCCCGCCGCTGGTTGGTCACCGCGCTGGACGACAGCCTGCGCCGGCTCGGCGTCGACCACGTCGATCTCTACCAGATGCACCGCTGGGACCCGACGACCAGCGACGAGGAGACCCTGTCGGCGCTGACCGACCTGCAGCGGGCCGGCAAGATCCGCTACTTCGGCTCGTCGACCTTCCCCGCCTACCGGGTCGTCCAGGCCCAGTGGGCGGCCCGGGAGAACAAGACCAGCCGGTACGTGACCGAGCAGCCGCCGTACTCGATCCTGCAACGCGGCATCGAGGCCCACGTCCTGCCGGCCACCCAGGAGTACGGCATGGGTGTGCTCGCCTGGAGCCCGCTCGCCTCCGGTTGGCTCTCCGGGGCGATCCGCGCCGGCCAGGAGATCGCCACCAACCGGTCCGGCGTCCGACCACAGATGTACGACCTGGCCATCCCCGCCAACCAGGCCAAGCTCGACGCGGTCGAGCGACTGGCCGCCGTCGCCGACGACGCCGGCCTGACCATGGTCCAACTCGCGCTCGGCTTCGTCACCGCACACCCCGGGGTGACCAGCGCGATCATCGGGCCGCGCACCGTCGACCACCTGCGATCGCAGCTGGCAGCCGCCGACACCGTACTGACCGCCGACGTGCTCGACGCCGTCGATGCGATCGTGGCCCCCGGCACCGACCTCGCCCCTCACGAGAAGCACGACACCCCGCCGGCCCTGCTCGACCCGGCGCTGCGCCGCCGCTGA
- a CDS encoding VOC family protein, with the protein MAIQRMDNVLIVVEDLDAVISFFVELGMELEGRGPVEGRWVERVIGVDDVRQEIAMLRTPDGHSKIELAMFHTPKAIRPEPTDAPANTLGIRRVMFAVDDIEDVVARLRAHGAELVGELAQYEELYKLCYLRGPEGIIVGLAEQLT; encoded by the coding sequence GTGGCGATTCAGCGGATGGACAACGTCCTCATCGTCGTCGAGGACCTCGACGCCGTCATCTCGTTCTTCGTCGAGCTCGGCATGGAGCTGGAGGGCCGGGGACCGGTCGAAGGACGGTGGGTGGAGCGGGTCATCGGGGTCGACGACGTCCGACAGGAGATCGCGATGCTGCGGACCCCGGACGGTCACAGCAAGATCGAGTTGGCGATGTTCCACACTCCGAAGGCGATCAGGCCCGAGCCGACGGACGCACCGGCCAACACGCTGGGCATCCGTCGTGTCATGTTCGCCGTCGACGACATCGAGGACGTCGTCGCCCGGCTGCGCGCCCACGGTGCCGAACTCGTCGGCGAACTCGCGCAGTACGAGGAGCTCTACAAGCTCTGCTACCTCCGCGGCCCCGAAGGCATCATCGTCGGGCTTGCCGAACAGCTCACCTGA
- a CDS encoding MarR family winged helix-turn-helix transcriptional regulator, with protein sequence MSTDSSAAADPRDLLGYLLKHANLRLTALTDATLERLGIDSKDFGTLRVLAHGEPASQLQVAQKLSVDRTTMVAILDELERKGIVVRRPDPADRRRNIVELTEHGRQTFDAAQAAYRDAENAFLATVSPRAADQLRRTLRDLLDQ encoded by the coding sequence GTGTCCACCGACAGCAGCGCCGCCGCAGACCCGCGCGACCTCCTGGGCTACCTCCTCAAGCACGCGAACCTGCGGCTCACCGCGCTGACCGATGCGACGCTGGAGCGCCTCGGGATCGACAGCAAGGACTTCGGGACGCTGCGGGTGCTGGCCCACGGCGAACCCGCTTCGCAACTGCAGGTAGCGCAGAAGCTCAGCGTCGACCGCACGACGATGGTCGCGATCCTGGATGAGCTCGAACGCAAAGGCATCGTCGTACGACGACCAGATCCGGCCGACCGGCGCCGCAACATCGTCGAGCTCACCGAGCACGGCCGGCAGACCTTCGACGCCGCACAAGCCGCATACCGGGACGCTGAGAACGCGTTCCTCGCGACCGTCAGCCCCCGGGCGGCCGATCAGCTGCGCCGCACACTTCGGGACCTGCTGGACCAGTGA
- a CDS encoding NAD(P)-dependent oxidoreductase, whose translation MILVTGGAGFIGSHTVRALAEAGQECVLLQRRAPVVPAPLADLPVYAVQADIADLDALLAVGKQYPITGIVHLAVTLPRPGDDTDPIDASARSLEGYLNIVRAAQTWGVNRIVTASTIGVYGFAHAGALAENMPLSMGHFHAIPTFKKIFELLAGHLSADTGIQIVNARISGTWGPGGHLPDPFFAAPSLAHAAAQRSAPDLSGLIAPPHAEDALDLLYVKDTGRALALLQLTDGLRHATYNVASGHATSNAEIITAIQSSEPGFQFELPSAGDRPYSWLDITRLREDTGFEPRYDTATAATDYIAWLRAGNTR comes from the coding sequence ATGATCCTCGTGACCGGAGGCGCCGGCTTCATCGGCTCCCACACCGTCCGCGCCCTCGCCGAAGCCGGCCAGGAGTGCGTCCTGCTGCAACGCCGGGCCCCCGTGGTGCCCGCCCCCCTCGCCGACCTGCCCGTGTACGCCGTACAGGCCGACATCGCCGACCTCGACGCCCTGCTCGCCGTCGGCAAGCAGTACCCGATCACCGGGATCGTGCACCTCGCCGTCACCCTGCCGAGGCCGGGCGACGACACCGACCCGATCGACGCGTCGGCGCGGTCCCTCGAGGGGTACCTCAACATCGTTCGTGCCGCGCAGACGTGGGGCGTGAACCGCATCGTGACCGCGAGCACCATCGGCGTCTACGGCTTCGCCCACGCGGGTGCGCTCGCCGAGAACATGCCACTGTCGATGGGCCATTTCCACGCCATCCCCACCTTCAAGAAGATCTTCGAGTTGCTCGCCGGCCATCTGTCGGCCGACACCGGGATCCAGATCGTCAACGCACGGATCTCCGGCACCTGGGGGCCTGGCGGGCACCTGCCCGACCCGTTCTTCGCCGCGCCGTCCCTCGCCCACGCCGCAGCACAGCGCAGCGCACCCGACCTCTCCGGGCTCATCGCGCCGCCGCACGCCGAGGACGCGCTCGACCTGCTCTACGTCAAGGACACCGGCCGCGCACTCGCGCTCCTGCAGCTCACCGACGGACTACGGCACGCGACCTACAACGTCGCCTCCGGCCACGCCACCAGCAACGCCGAGATCATCACCGCGATCCAGTCCAGCGAGCCCGGCTTCCAGTTCGAGCTCCCCTCGGCCGGCGACCGCCCGTACAGCTGGCTCGACATCACCCGACTGCGTGAGGACACCGGCTTCGAACCCCGCTACGACACCGCCACCGCCGCCACCGACTACATCGCCTGGCTGCGCGCCGGCAACACCCGCTAA